The DNA region CAAGAATAATTGTCAgtgaatgaaaatgaaatgcttTCATAAGAATCACCTGCTTAGCACATGGAAATCTTGCTTAATAGTAAAAACAGTTCACgaaagacagtggatactattggcaattactcaaaataattattagcataaaacctaacttggtaatgagttatggggagaggttgacagtgtaaaacattgtgagaaacggctccctctgaagtgatgtagttttcgagaaggaagtaattctctacgaatttgatttcgaggcctccagtttagaattttgaggtcttgaaatcaagcacctgaaagcacacaacttcgtgtgaccagggtgttttttctttgattaatatctcgcaacttcgatgaccaattgagctaaaatgttcacaggttggttattttatgcatatgttgagatacatcaagtgagaagacttgtcattgacaattaccaatagtgtccagcgtctttaaagggtctatgtactttttgtaggacaaaaaacacaatgtccacagatttacattaaacttacaccgtttgaagataatgatagtagaaagcttctcgaaaaatataacttgcctcggtgctgtagtttttgagaaatgagtaaaagaattCAAGAAAATAagtttcgtctcagtgatcatgagacgaaaattattttagcatgtaaaaacgtaatttcatgacattgttttactcatttctcaacaactacaacacctcagcaagtaatattttcaggaaagctttctactatcattatcatcaaacggtgtaagtttaatgtaaatctgtggacattgtgttttgtgttacaaaaagtacccaaacagcCAATATTCCATAAAGTTTTCATTATTGCGATTGTCGTTTTGTCCTAAGCAAAACAATGTTTCAAGcttttttctgctaaacagctttgtAAAAAACTGTGCAATACCGATCATATTTGCTGATATCCGATTCATCCAGAGCAGGATTGTTCCAGTTCACAAGGATCGACCGGGTGGTATTCAGCCAATGGGACCTTCATTAATTTGAAGATGTTTGTCTCATAAAATTGATTCATACGTCTCTTACATTAACATAATGCTTCGGTTAGTCTGGATTTACTTTTAAACCGTCAATTTTGTTTAGAACTGCCGCAATCGAACGCACTACTGTGAATGAGTGTCAGTTCATGTCAGTCTTTGGCGGTGATTAGACTgcatcaaacaacaacaaagcagAAGTTTCCAAAATATATGATTTGCTGATTTAAATACTCAAAGGTTAAAGTAGACACAACCCTCGACGTCATGGGAATCGGTCTGATCATTCTCAAGACGAGTGACGTCATTGAGCTGAGATTTCTTCTCTTTCTCGCTTCTCTGCCAAACATTAAAGGAGCGGCATTGAGGATCTGATGTACACGCCCAGCCACAAGCAATCACACCCTCTACGGCCAGGTTGTCGATGACGTGATTGAGGGGGCAGTATTGATAGACACGCCCATCGGGACCTAGCAGGGTGTGGTAGATTGGCACAGTAGGGGCCGGCATCTCACATGCAGCAAATTTATGGATGCCATTCTTGCAACTTATGTTATCAGACCAAACTCCAGGTGCTTGAACTGTCATTCGGGCACAGTTCAAGTTCATGTCGTTTCTTGGGTTGTCGTTTTTCCAATTTGTGAATCTTGCAGGCTGACCTCCGCACAGCCAAACTCCTTCTTGAGCAGCATCTGTGCAGCCGATCCACAGACCTCCCTTCCCTTTCACTGCCCACTCGAAGATGAAGTCGTTTTCTTCTTTTGACTCAGGCACTATGAGGTTGCTCCCTGGTCGCTTGCATATCGCCTCGGCTTGCACCCAGTTCATCTTCTCAGGTAGTAAGATGTAGCAAGACTGACGCCATTTTACCCAGCCAGTTGGACAAGAGGAGAGGACGATAACAATGCTTTGCATTGTCATCAATATCAAGAGATGGAACAGAATGGAGTTCATGCTTTGAAGAAACATTGTAATCACACGCCACAGTAACTCTGGTTTCATTtgaaacataaactgacacatCTGTCTTTCACCAATCATGGATTGAACATGCAATCAACAGTGGATACACCACAATTATACAGCCGATAGTGTGTGTCCTATCGTCACCTTCACCGATTTCAACCGCTTCTGTCAAATCATcta from Asterias rubens chromosome 7, eAstRub1.3, whole genome shotgun sequence includes:
- the LOC117292398 gene encoding regenerating islet-derived protein 3-alpha-like, whose translation is MIGERQMCQFMFQMKPELLWRVITMFLQSMNSILFHLLILMTMQSIVIVLSSCPTGWVKWRQSCYILLPEKMNWVQAEAICKRPGSNLIVPESKEENDFIFEWAVKGKGGLWIGCTDAAQEGVWLCGGQPARFTNWKNDNPRNDMNLNCARMTVQAPGVWSDNISCKNGIHKFAACEMPAPTVPIYHTLLGPDGRVYQYCPLNHVIDNLAVEGVIACGWACTSDPQCRSFNVWQRSEKEKKSQLNDVTRLENDQTDSHDVEGCVYFNL